AGAAACGAACCTTCGATCTAGATCCAACGGAACTGATTCGACGACTAGTAGCTTCGTAACCATCGACATAAccagatggagaagaagaagaaccaccacaaccaccactCCAAGACAGTGGTGTACTTGGACTACATCTAGATTCAGCTTCTTTTCTTGGAGACTGAGACCGTGGCTGTCGGATCCCCCACCGGAGCGCTGCTACAGTCGGAT
This sequence is a window from Camelina sativa cultivar DH55 unplaced genomic scaffold, Cs unpScaffold19287, whole genome shotgun sequence. Protein-coding genes within it:
- the LOC104775568 gene encoding uncharacterized protein LOC104775568, whose translation is MRDGEVVAELLVTLKEAKVIKNPTVAALRWGIRQPRSQSPRKEAESRCSPSTPLSWSGGCGGSSSSPSGYVDGYEATSRRISSVGSRSK